In Brevundimonas subvibrioides, a genomic segment contains:
- the lptC gene encoding LPS export ABC transporter periplasmic protein LptC: MTDPAPANDRNSVDEARLAAEAGRWRARSRRVQLYRRLLPVLILILAGGALTWTVFRTVMSGVERNASQSKEIALEKPMFHGQDSAGRSFVIGAQGAVRDPATGRFRLNGPLLRLNLGGTKVTELTADAGIYNETARTVTIGPNVRISDGGSGFTLTTPEAVVDTATGVVTGDRGVQGRGPLGTIRATSYAIHEQGQRVVFRGSGDNKVQGTISPSSGG; encoded by the coding sequence ATGACCGACCCTGCCCCCGCCAACGACCGCAACAGCGTCGACGAGGCCCGGCTGGCTGCCGAGGCCGGTCGCTGGCGCGCAAGGTCGCGTCGGGTGCAGCTTTATCGTCGCCTGCTGCCGGTCCTGATCCTGATCCTGGCCGGTGGTGCCCTGACCTGGACGGTCTTCCGCACCGTGATGTCGGGGGTGGAGCGCAACGCCAGCCAGTCGAAGGAAATCGCGCTCGAAAAGCCGATGTTCCACGGCCAGGACTCGGCCGGGCGCAGCTTCGTCATCGGGGCGCAGGGGGCCGTGCGCGATCCGGCAACGGGCCGGTTTCGCCTGAATGGCCCGCTGCTGCGGCTCAATCTCGGGGGGACAAAGGTCACCGAACTGACCGCCGATGCCGGCATCTACAACGAGACGGCGCGGACCGTGACGATCGGCCCGAACGTCAGGATTTCCGACGGAGGCTCCGGCTTCACCCTGACGACGCCGGAGGCCGTGGTGGACACCGCGACCGGCGTCGTGACCGGCGACAGGGGTGTCCAGGGACGCGGCCCCCTTGGAACCATCCGGGCAACGTCCTATGCCATCCATGAACAGGGCCAAAGGGTCGTGTTCAGGGGTTCGGGCGACAACAAGGTGCAGGGCACGATCAGCCCTTCTTCCGGTGGATGA
- a CDS encoding TIGR02300 family protein produces MADPKLGAKQVCPNCQAKFYDLQRRPAHCPKCDTEFDPEEAIKLRSRRGRPGGYAADDAEDQVVEKKATDDEDEEEDVVTPEIDQEGHEPILTPDDEDDVVADPTEEPGMGSTEGDDDDVLADDDDDDSVPFIEDEDDDAFGEDVVKGGKDDDL; encoded by the coding sequence GTGGCCGATCCCAAACTTGGCGCCAAGCAGGTCTGTCCGAACTGCCAGGCCAAATTCTACGACCTCCAGCGCCGCCCGGCGCACTGCCCCAAATGCGATACCGAGTTCGATCCCGAAGAGGCGATCAAGCTGCGCAGCCGTCGCGGCCGTCCGGGTGGCTATGCCGCCGACGACGCCGAGGATCAGGTCGTCGAGAAGAAGGCGACCGACGACGAGGATGAAGAAGAAGATGTGGTCACGCCGGAAATCGATCAGGAGGGCCACGAACCGATCCTGACGCCGGACGACGAGGACGACGTGGTCGCCGACCCGACCGAAGAGCCCGGCATGGGTTCGACCGAAGGCGACGACGACGATGTCCTGGCCGACGACGACGACGACGATTCCGTGCCCTTCATCGAGGACGAGGATGACGACGCCTTCGGTGAAGACGTCGTCAAGGGCGGCAAGGACGACGATCTCTAA
- a CDS encoding Hsp20 family protein has protein sequence MTTRPVLFDSPFLLGFDQTRALIDRAAKAAAESYPPYNVEQLGESAVRISLAVAGFAPDDLAITLEGRQLTIAGKREPGPDQAFLHRGIAARGFVRSFVLADGLEVEGAQLEHGLLHVDLKRPEQAQTVRRIPISVG, from the coding sequence ATGACCACCCGCCCCGTGCTGTTCGACAGCCCGTTCCTGCTCGGTTTCGACCAGACGCGCGCCCTCATCGACCGAGCCGCAAAGGCAGCCGCAGAAAGCTATCCCCCCTACAATGTCGAACAACTGGGCGAGAGCGCAGTGCGGATCTCGCTGGCCGTCGCAGGCTTTGCGCCGGACGATCTGGCCATCACCCTGGAGGGGCGCCAGCTGACAATCGCCGGAAAGCGCGAGCCGGGGCCGGACCAGGCCTTCCTGCACCGGGGAATCGCGGCCCGCGGCTTCGTGCGTAGTTTCGTCCTGGCCGACGGGCTGGAGGTCGAGGGGGCGCAGCTGGAGCATGGCCTGCTGCACGTCGATCTGAAGCGGCCCGAACAGGCCCAGACGGTGCGGCGCATTCCGATCAGCGTCGGCTGA
- the lptB gene encoding LPS export ABC transporter ATP-binding protein — MARKELSALNIDDRPAAPTVPAPVPARGLRVQNIARAFGARQVVADVSLTVQRGEVAGLLGPNGAGKTTCFYMITGLIPPDSGSIWLDGEDITAQPMYQRSRMGLGYLAQEASIFRGMTVEDNVKAVVELRETGKAIEIETTRLLEELNIQHLRHAPATGLSGGERRRVEIARSLAGKPSFMLLDEPFAGIDPLAIADIRQVIRYLAGEGIGVLITDHNVRETLDIIDRASIISNGAVLFEGTADEVIHDPEVRRVYLGDLYG, encoded by the coding sequence ATGGCCCGCAAGGAACTTTCCGCCCTCAATATCGATGACCGCCCGGCCGCGCCGACCGTGCCCGCCCCGGTGCCCGCGCGTGGCCTGCGGGTCCAGAACATCGCGCGCGCGTTCGGCGCGCGGCAGGTCGTGGCCGATGTCTCCCTGACGGTGCAGCGCGGCGAGGTCGCAGGCCTGCTGGGACCCAACGGGGCCGGCAAGACGACCTGTTTCTACATGATCACCGGCCTGATCCCGCCCGACAGCGGATCGATCTGGCTGGACGGCGAGGACATCACCGCACAGCCTATGTACCAGCGCTCCCGCATGGGCCTGGGCTATCTGGCGCAGGAAGCCTCGATCTTTCGCGGCATGACGGTCGAGGACAACGTCAAGGCGGTGGTCGAGCTGCGGGAGACGGGCAAGGCCATAGAGATCGAGACCACCCGCCTGCTCGAAGAACTCAACATCCAGCACCTGCGCCACGCGCCCGCCACCGGCCTGTCGGGCGGGGAGCGTCGCCGGGTCGAGATCGCCCGGTCCCTGGCCGGCAAGCCCAGCTTCATGCTGCTGGACGAACCCTTCGCCGGCATCGACCCCCTGGCCATTGCCGACATCCGCCAGGTCATCCGCTATCTGGCGGGCGAGGGGATCGGCGTCCTGATTACCGACCACAATGTGCGCGAGACGCTGGACATCATCGATCGCGCCTCGATCATCTCGAACGGAGCCGTCCTGTTCGAAGGCACCGCCGACGAGGTCATCCACGACCCTGAGGTCCGGCGCGTCTATCTGGGCGATCTCTACGGCTGA
- the aroA gene encoding 3-phosphoshikimate 1-carboxyvinyltransferase → MNHPAHLTARPGGPLRGTVRAPGDKSISHRSMILGAMASGVTEIDGLLEGDDVLATARAAEAFGATVENLGRGRWRVTGRGGFRTPSGVIDCGNAGTGVRLLMGAAAGYPITATFDGDASLRGRPMGRVTDPLARMGARFDWSGKPGLLPTTLTGGTLSAIDHVQTVASAQVKSAILLAGLNAVGTTSITEPERSRDHTERMLRAFGAVVDVEDQGEGWVIRLRGGQSLSGTAVSVPGDPSSAAFPLAAGLIVPGSEVTVEGVMLNPLRTGLFDTWIEMGADLTIANRRVSGGEDVGDITASHSALKGVVVPESRAASMIDEYPILAATAAFAEGATVMRGVGEMRVKESDRIRLMVDGLRACGVAVEEEPEGFVVTGGPVPGGATVHTAHDHRIAMSHLVLGLAAARAVTVDEPDMIATSFPGFVGMMQGLGAVVGA, encoded by the coding sequence GTGAACCATCCTGCCCATCTGACCGCGCGACCGGGCGGACCCCTGCGCGGGACCGTGCGGGCTCCGGGCGACAAGTCGATCTCTCACCGCTCGATGATCCTGGGGGCCATGGCCAGCGGCGTGACCGAGATCGACGGCCTGCTGGAAGGCGACGACGTCCTGGCCACCGCCCGCGCGGCCGAGGCCTTCGGGGCGACGGTCGAAAATCTCGGGCGTGGGCGCTGGCGGGTGACCGGCCGGGGCGGGTTCCGGACACCGAGCGGCGTCATCGACTGCGGCAATGCCGGAACCGGGGTGCGTCTGTTGATGGGCGCGGCGGCCGGCTATCCGATTACGGCGACGTTCGACGGCGATGCCTCCCTTCGCGGTCGCCCGATGGGTCGTGTCACCGACCCCCTCGCCCGCATGGGTGCGCGCTTCGACTGGAGCGGCAAGCCCGGCCTTCTGCCGACGACCCTGACGGGCGGAACCCTGTCGGCCATCGACCATGTCCAGACCGTCGCTTCGGCCCAGGTCAAGTCGGCCATCCTGCTGGCGGGGCTGAATGCGGTCGGCACCACATCCATCACCGAGCCGGAGCGGAGCCGGGACCACACGGAGCGGATGCTGCGCGCCTTCGGGGCCGTGGTGGATGTCGAGGATCAGGGAGAGGGCTGGGTCATCCGCCTGCGCGGGGGCCAGTCCCTGTCCGGGACAGCCGTCTCCGTGCCGGGCGATCCATCCTCAGCCGCCTTTCCGCTGGCCGCCGGGCTGATCGTCCCCGGGTCCGAGGTGACGGTCGAGGGCGTCATGCTGAACCCGCTGCGCACCGGCCTGTTCGACACCTGGATCGAGATGGGGGCCGACCTGACCATCGCGAACCGCCGCGTCTCGGGCGGCGAGGACGTCGGCGACATCACGGCCAGCCATTCGGCCCTGAAGGGCGTCGTCGTGCCCGAAAGCCGCGCCGCCTCCATGATTGACGAATACCCGATCCTGGCCGCCACCGCCGCCTTCGCGGAAGGGGCCACGGTCATGCGCGGCGTCGGCGAAATGCGGGTCAAGGAGAGCGACCGCATCCGTCTGATGGTCGACGGCCTGCGCGCCTGTGGCGTGGCGGTGGAGGAAGAGCCGGAGGGTTTCGTCGTCACCGGTGGACCTGTTCCCGGTGGCGCGACCGTCCACACCGCCCACGATCACCGCATCGCCATGAGCCACCTCGTGCTGGGCCTGGCCGCGGCTCGAGCTGTGACCGTCGACGAACCCGACATGATCGCCACCAGCTTCCCCGGCTTCGTCGGGATGATGCAGGGTCTGGGTGCGGTGGTCGGAGCTTGA
- a CDS encoding PTS sugar transporter subunit IIA: MDIGELLVRDGIVLKSGASSKRQALHSVAAAAAQCMGIDESTIFDALMEREALGSTGLGSGVAVPHARLRGLDSVRAVFVRLDTPVAYEAVDDRPVDLMFALFAPPGSGADHLRALAAASRALRSPEMREQLRQARTVDAVHALFVRDANAPATAA; this comes from the coding sequence ATGGACATCGGTGAACTGCTGGTTCGGGACGGTATCGTTCTGAAAAGTGGCGCGTCCTCCAAGCGGCAGGCGCTGCACAGCGTGGCCGCCGCTGCCGCCCAGTGCATGGGCATAGACGAATCGACGATTTTCGACGCCCTGATGGAGCGCGAGGCGCTCGGGTCGACCGGCCTGGGATCGGGCGTCGCCGTGCCCCACGCGCGCCTTCGCGGCCTCGACAGCGTCCGTGCCGTGTTCGTGCGTCTCGACACGCCGGTCGCCTATGAAGCCGTCGACGACCGGCCCGTGGACCTGATGTTCGCCCTGTTCGCCCCGCCGGGCAGCGGAGCCGACCACCTGCGCGCCCTGGCCGCCGCCTCTCGGGCCCTCCGCTCGCCGGAAATGCGCGAGCAGCTTCGACAGGCGCGCACGGTGGACGCCGTGCATGCTCTGTTCGTCCGCGACGCCAACGCCCCCGCAACGGCGGCCTGA
- the rpoN gene encoding RNA polymerase factor sigma-54: MIGQRLEVRQGQGLVITPQLQQAIKLLQLSNQELDEYIDAELEKNPLLQREEAEGIPNEGREAPTDTTELSFSDAEAPDRSSTVDAREDDVYGDATPGERTSDRLSDEAAEQPGLSDWSATGKGGSFNDGDGGERPDRHDPTLWEHLQAQASTAGFSTTDHAIALSLIDGVDDGGYLRGELAEIADRLGCDLARVEAVLATCQGFEPTGVMARSVPECLKLQLIERNRFDPAMAILLDNLELLARRNLVALRAACGVDAEDLAEMISELKALTPRPGAGFAGEVAQTVIPDVHVRPDPAGGWRVELNTDTLPRLLVDKRYHATVSAAARSETEKAFVADCAAQANWLVKSLDQRARTILKVGSEIVRQQDAFLAFGVEFLRPLNLKTVADAIGMHESTVSRVTSNKYVSTPRGVFELKFFFTAAIQATDGGASHSAEAVRHRIKSMIDHEGRDGDVLSDDRIVEILKEAGIDIARRTVAKYREALRIPSSVERRRLLKTG, translated from the coding sequence GTGATCGGTCAGAGGCTGGAGGTTCGGCAGGGGCAAGGGCTGGTCATCACGCCCCAGCTGCAGCAGGCCATCAAGCTTTTGCAGCTGTCGAACCAGGAACTGGACGAATACATCGACGCCGAGCTGGAAAAGAACCCGCTGCTCCAGCGCGAGGAAGCCGAGGGCATCCCCAATGAGGGCCGTGAGGCCCCGACCGACACCACCGAGCTCAGCTTTTCCGACGCAGAGGCGCCCGACCGCTCCTCCACCGTCGATGCGCGCGAGGATGACGTCTATGGCGATGCGACGCCCGGTGAGCGCACCTCGGACCGGCTGTCGGACGAGGCGGCCGAACAGCCTGGCCTGTCGGACTGGTCGGCGACGGGCAAGGGCGGCTCCTTCAACGACGGCGACGGTGGCGAGCGCCCCGACCGTCATGACCCGACCCTGTGGGAACACCTTCAGGCCCAGGCCTCGACGGCCGGCTTTTCGACCACGGACCACGCCATCGCCCTCAGCCTGATCGATGGCGTGGATGACGGGGGCTACCTGCGGGGCGAACTGGCGGAGATCGCCGACCGCCTGGGTTGCGACCTGGCCCGCGTCGAGGCGGTGCTGGCCACCTGCCAGGGTTTCGAGCCGACCGGCGTCATGGCCCGCTCCGTCCCGGAATGCCTGAAGCTGCAACTGATCGAGCGCAACCGCTTCGACCCCGCCATGGCCATCCTGCTCGACAATCTGGAGCTCCTGGCCCGGCGCAACCTGGTCGCCCTGCGCGCCGCCTGCGGTGTCGATGCGGAGGATCTGGCCGAGATGATCTCGGAGCTGAAGGCACTCACCCCCCGACCCGGGGCGGGCTTCGCGGGCGAAGTCGCCCAGACCGTGATCCCCGACGTCCACGTCCGCCCCGACCCGGCCGGAGGCTGGCGGGTCGAGCTGAACACCGACACCCTGCCGCGCCTTCTGGTCGACAAGCGCTATCACGCCACGGTCTCTGCCGCCGCCCGCAGCGAGACCGAAAAGGCCTTCGTCGCCGACTGTGCGGCCCAGGCCAACTGGCTGGTCAAGTCGCTGGACCAGCGCGCCAGGACCATCCTGAAAGTCGGTTCCGAGATCGTGCGCCAGCAGGACGCCTTCCTCGCCTTCGGCGTCGAGTTCCTGCGCCCCCTGAATTTGAAGACCGTGGCCGACGCCATCGGCATGCATGAATCGACCGTCAGCCGGGTCACCTCGAACAAATATGTCTCCACGCCGCGTGGCGTGTTCGAGCTCAAGTTCTTTTTCACGGCCGCGATCCAGGCCACCGACGGCGGCGCGTCCCATTCGGCCGAAGCCGTCCGTCACCGGATCAAGTCGATGATCGATCACGAGGGCCGCGACGGCGACGTGCTGTCGGACGACCGCATCGTGGAAATCCTGAAAGAGGCCGGCATCGACATCGCCCGGCGTACCGTGGCCAAGTATCGGGAAGCGTTGCGCATTCCGTCCTCTGTCGAGCGCCGCCGCCTGCTGAAAACAGGGTAA
- a CDS encoding DUF805 domain-containing protein, which produces MILFRPLIRYADVKGRASRGEYCLFAVTQLLWYAVLVGLLVAAVSQDPGQVSPGVLVAVGLIGISVIGLLVPNYSVLVRRLHDTGRGAVWLVLLAPGIASTVLTLATFGTALGSVGLGGSPEVFVGTLLAGLGTAGMLGAFGGLGQMAMGVLVLLPGTRGENRFGPDPLDPTARYGGGDEGTVYDDARLEALFAEAKRANADAAPALQTAFDPPAPGPEAWAGGYRTTPAPVFGRRGA; this is translated from the coding sequence ATGATCCTGTTCCGCCCACTGATCCGCTATGCCGACGTCAAGGGTCGCGCCAGCCGGGGCGAGTACTGTCTGTTCGCGGTCACCCAATTGCTCTGGTACGCCGTCCTGGTCGGGCTGCTCGTCGCGGCCGTGAGCCAGGACCCCGGACAGGTTTCCCCGGGCGTGCTGGTCGCCGTCGGTCTGATCGGCATCAGCGTCATCGGCCTCCTTGTCCCGAACTATTCCGTGCTGGTGCGACGACTGCACGACACGGGGCGGGGCGCGGTTTGGCTGGTCCTGCTCGCGCCCGGTATCGCCAGCACGGTCCTGACCCTGGCGACCTTCGGGACGGCGCTGGGGTCGGTGGGTCTGGGCGGCAGCCCCGAGGTCTTCGTCGGAACCCTGCTCGCCGGGCTGGGTACGGCCGGGATGCTGGGCGCGTTCGGCGGGCTCGGGCAGATGGCGATGGGTGTGCTGGTCCTTCTGCCGGGGACGCGGGGCGAGAACCGGTTCGGACCCGACCCGCTCGATCCGACGGCGCGTTACGGCGGCGGCGACGAAGGGACCGTCTACGACGATGCCCGGCTGGAGGCCCTGTTCGCCGAGGCGAAGCGGGCAAACGCCGATGCCGCACCGGCCCTTCAGACCGCATTCGATCCGCCCGCGCCCGGACCGGAGGCCTGGGCCGGCGGCTACAGGACGACACCGGCACCTGTGTTCGGGCGACGCGGCGCCTGA
- a CDS encoding DUF1150 domain-containing protein: MTPRMTKEDFAGLGAPDLVYVREISAADVLADTPTAEARGLMIDPDQTLYAVHSADGERLAVMLDRETAFAAAVAHELAPVSVH, translated from the coding sequence ATGACGCCGAGGATGACCAAGGAAGATTTCGCCGGCCTGGGCGCACCCGATCTCGTCTATGTGCGCGAGATCAGCGCCGCCGACGTGCTGGCGGATACGCCCACGGCCGAGGCCAGGGGGCTGATGATCGACCCGGACCAGACCCTTTATGCCGTTCACAGCGCGGACGGCGAGCGGCTGGCCGTGATGCTGGACCGGGAGACGGCTTTCGCCGCTGCGGTCGCGCACGAATTGGCACCGGTCTCGGTGCATTAA
- a CDS encoding LptA/OstA family protein: MKTTSILAMGATVVALGLGGMAVAQSRPSTSNQPIGYGADSGELTPTAVSLRGRAEITQGLTRLRANAIEGVRDASGGLTRIEATGDVYYVTPNETIRGDRAVYTVNNATVTVTGDVILTQGQNVLTGGSLTYNVDTGQAQIQGAGSGANAGRVRGVFYPEGSN; the protein is encoded by the coding sequence ATGAAGACGACCAGCATTCTCGCGATGGGCGCAACCGTCGTCGCACTCGGGCTAGGCGGCATGGCCGTGGCCCAGTCCCGTCCCAGCACCTCGAACCAGCCGATCGGCTATGGCGCGGACTCGGGCGAACTGACCCCTACGGCCGTGTCCCTACGCGGCCGCGCCGAGATCACCCAGGGCCTGACCCGGCTGCGCGCCAACGCCATCGAAGGGGTGCGCGACGCCTCGGGTGGTCTGACCCGCATCGAGGCCACGGGCGACGTCTATTACGTCACGCCCAACGAGACGATCCGAGGCGATCGCGCGGTCTATACCGTCAACAACGCCACGGTCACCGTGACCGGCGACGTCATCCTGACCCAGGGCCAGAACGTTCTGACCGGGGGCAGCCTGACCTACAATGTCGACACCGGACAGGCGCAGATCCAGGGGGCCGGCTCCGGTGCCAATGCCGGTCGCGTACGCGGCGTCTTCTATCCCGAAGGATCGAACTGA
- the hpf gene encoding ribosome hibernation-promoting factor, HPF/YfiA family, which translates to MQVQVSGKHVDVGEALGSRISQELKEGVGKYFERGGENAEVVVSKDGYGFKVDCWVRLASGQALVTTGLGGDAHAAFTDSLEKLEKRVRRYKRRLKDHHIGPKGLSPEKTEDAAREVARSIVLRDPDSVEDETFGDTEQDGPPPVGMVIAESVSEIRTITVGRAVLELDMTGYPLVLFRNAAHGGLSVVYRRPDGNVGWIDPERTVSLNGHGSVNGSGA; encoded by the coding sequence ATGCAAGTGCAAGTGAGCGGCAAGCACGTGGATGTCGGCGAAGCGTTAGGCTCGCGCATCTCCCAGGAACTCAAGGAAGGCGTCGGAAAATACTTCGAACGCGGCGGTGAAAACGCCGAGGTCGTGGTGTCCAAGGACGGCTATGGCTTCAAGGTGGACTGCTGGGTCCGCCTCGCCTCGGGCCAGGCCCTGGTGACCACCGGCCTCGGCGGCGACGCCCACGCTGCCTTCACCGACAGCCTCGAAAAGCTGGAAAAGCGGGTGCGCCGCTACAAGCGCCGCCTGAAGGATCATCATATCGGCCCCAAGGGGCTGTCGCCCGAGAAGACCGAGGATGCGGCGCGCGAGGTCGCCCGCAGCATCGTGCTGCGCGATCCCGATAGCGTCGAGGACGAGACCTTCGGAGACACCGAACAGGACGGGCCGCCGCCGGTCGGCATGGTCATTGCGGAGAGCGTGTCTGAAATCCGGACCATTACCGTCGGTCGCGCGGTTCTGGAGCTCGATATGACCGGCTATCCGCTGGTCCTGTTCCGCAATGCAGCTCACGGGGGCCTGTCGGTGGTCTATCGTCGTCCCGACGGGAATGTGGGCTGGATCGACCCTGAACGCACAGTGTCGTTGAACGGACACGGTTCTGTAAACGGTTCGGGCGCATAA
- a CDS encoding manganese efflux pump MntP family protein, which translates to MTPGTIAILSLSMSTDAFAAAVGRGASHRPSWQGAVRAGMVFGVIEAITPLIGWTLGLLAAGFVQQVDHWIAFGLLAVVGGKMIWEARKPASADSVGPSPSRSALWALVATAIGTSIDAAAVGVGLAFLGANIWIIAACIGLTTFALTTIGMMIGRAVGVRFGKWAEMIGGLALIGVGTTILIEHLGLFVR; encoded by the coding sequence ATGACCCCCGGTACCATCGCGATCCTGTCCTTGAGCATGTCCACCGACGCCTTCGCGGCCGCAGTCGGGCGAGGCGCTTCGCATCGCCCGTCGTGGCAGGGCGCGGTCAGGGCGGGGATGGTTTTCGGTGTCATCGAGGCGATCACGCCCCTGATCGGCTGGACCCTGGGCCTGCTGGCGGCCGGGTTCGTGCAACAGGTCGATCACTGGATCGCGTTCGGCCTTCTGGCCGTCGTCGGTGGAAAGATGATCTGGGAAGCGCGCAAACCGGCGTCGGCGGACAGCGTCGGGCCTTCGCCGTCGCGGTCGGCGCTCTGGGCGCTGGTGGCCACCGCCATCGGCACAAGCATCGATGCCGCAGCGGTCGGGGTGGGGCTGGCGTTTCTGGGCGCCAACATCTGGATCATCGCGGCCTGTATCGGGCTGACGACCTTTGCCCTGACCACGATCGGCATGATGATCGGGCGCGCAGTCGGCGTTCGCTTCGGCAAGTGGGCGGAGATGATCGGGGGTCTGGCCCTGATCGGCGTCGGCACGACGATCCTGATCGAACATCTGGGACTGTTCGTCCGCTAG
- a CDS encoding MFS transporter: MTTANIEPQGLAGNDRLVILASSVGTVIEWYDFYLYGSLAAIITAQFFSGVNETTGYIFALMAFAAGFAVRPFGAIVFGRLGDLWGRKNTFLVTMLLMGLSTFVVGLLPNYATIGIAAPIILVLMRLVQGLALGGEYGGAATYVAEHAPPGKRGFYTSFIQITATAGLMISLLVILGTRFALGEDAFLDWGWRIPFLVSILMLGVSLLIRLKLAESPAFARMKAEGKGSTTPLKDSFGQWPNLKLVLIALFGLAAGQAVVWYSGQFYAMFFLERVLKVDGPLAQLMTAAALLLATPFFVFWGWLSDKVGRKPIILGGCLIAALTYFPLFHALTGAANPQLAAATASSPVQVHADPSDCAFQFDPVGKQTFTSSCDLAKSYLAKAGVSYSNAIAPAGSPAEIRIGAATVKSFNSVIAEDVQSGSLPAGAITRAEFAVRKTAFEKDLAAALASAGYPARADSALVNKPLTIAILFVLVFYVTMVYGPIAAALVEMFPTSIRYTSMSLPYHVGNGWFGGFLPTTAFAMVAATGNIYYGLWYPVVIAVVTAIVGLLLVREGRSVDIHA; this comes from the coding sequence ATGACCACTGCGAACATCGAGCCTCAGGGCCTCGCCGGTAACGACCGGCTGGTCATCCTCGCCTCCTCGGTCGGCACGGTGATCGAATGGTATGATTTCTATCTGTACGGATCGCTGGCCGCGATCATCACGGCCCAGTTCTTCTCGGGCGTGAACGAGACGACGGGCTACATCTTCGCGCTCATGGCCTTCGCCGCCGGGTTCGCCGTCCGCCCCTTCGGAGCCATCGTCTTCGGGCGGCTGGGAGACCTGTGGGGACGCAAGAACACCTTCCTGGTCACCATGCTGCTGATGGGGCTGTCGACCTTCGTGGTAGGCCTGCTGCCCAACTATGCGACGATCGGCATCGCGGCGCCGATCATCCTCGTCCTGATGCGGCTGGTCCAGGGCCTGGCCCTTGGCGGCGAGTATGGCGGCGCAGCCACCTATGTCGCAGAGCATGCGCCGCCCGGAAAGAGAGGCTTCTATACCTCCTTCATCCAGATCACGGCCACGGCCGGTCTGATGATCAGCCTGCTGGTCATCCTCGGCACGCGGTTCGCTCTCGGGGAGGACGCCTTCCTCGACTGGGGCTGGCGCATCCCCTTCCTGGTCTCGATCCTGATGCTGGGCGTCTCGCTGCTGATCCGGCTGAAGCTGGCCGAGAGCCCGGCGTTCGCGAGGATGAAAGCCGAGGGCAAGGGTTCGACCACGCCGCTGAAGGACAGCTTCGGCCAATGGCCCAATCTGAAGCTGGTGCTGATCGCCCTGTTCGGCCTCGCCGCCGGTCAGGCGGTCGTCTGGTATTCCGGTCAGTTCTACGCCATGTTCTTCCTGGAGCGGGTGCTCAAAGTCGACGGTCCCCTGGCCCAGCTGATGACGGCGGCCGCCCTGCTGCTGGCGACGCCCTTCTTCGTCTTCTGGGGCTGGCTGTCGGACAAGGTCGGGCGAAAGCCGATCATCCTGGGGGGCTGCCTCATCGCCGCCCTGACCTATTTCCCGCTGTTCCACGCCCTGACCGGGGCTGCCAATCCGCAGCTGGCGGCGGCCACGGCCTCGTCGCCGGTCCAGGTCCATGCCGACCCGTCCGACTGCGCGTTCCAGTTCGACCCCGTGGGCAAGCAGACCTTCACCAGCTCCTGCGATCTTGCGAAATCCTATCTGGCGAAGGCGGGCGTGAGCTATTCCAACGCCATCGCTCCGGCCGGTTCGCCGGCCGAGATCAGGATCGGCGCTGCGACTGTAAAGAGCTTCAACAGCGTCATCGCCGAGGATGTTCAGTCCGGGTCACTGCCTGCCGGTGCGATCACCCGCGCCGAGTTCGCGGTTCGCAAGACGGCCTTCGAAAAGGACCTCGCCGCAGCTCTGGCGAGCGCCGGCTATCCGGCCAGGGCCGACAGTGCCCTGGTCAACAAACCCCTGACCATCGCCATCCTGTTCGTGCTCGTCTTCTATGTGACCATGGTCTACGGGCCGATCGCGGCGGCGCTGGTGGAAATGTTCCCGACGAGTATCCGCTACACCTCCATGTCGCTGCCCTATCATGTCGGCAACGGCTGGTTCGGCGGCTTCCTGCCCACGACGGCCTTCGCCATGGTCGCGGCCACGGGCAACATCTACTATGGCCTTTGGTATCCGGTGGTCATCGCCGTGGTCACGGCCATAGTGGGGCTGTTGCTGGTGCGCGAGGGCAGGTCCGTCGACATCCACGCCTGA